One Acidobacteriaceae bacterium genomic region harbors:
- the pgsA gene encoding CDP-diacylglycerol--glycerol-3-phosphate 3-phosphatidyltransferase: MNLPNSITLSRIASVPVLIWILSPKFPLHGHGEQEIIASAVFILASITDGLDGYLARKRGQITTIGMLLDPLADKLMVTAAYIVLVSYNPRIVPPWIAVLVIGREFLVSGLRSIAASEGFTIEASEIGKLKTVIQIVSVVAAILNHRWDYWNFGWFVVGVHLIAMTAIYWMAIVSIISAVDYFAAFWKKIDHASGRRRRRSSVLSRRKRVAVDHSANVKLQ, translated from the coding sequence GTGAACCTGCCCAACTCCATAACGCTGAGCCGTATCGCCTCTGTTCCGGTACTCATCTGGATCTTGAGCCCGAAGTTCCCGTTGCATGGGCACGGTGAGCAGGAGATCATCGCCTCCGCAGTCTTCATCCTTGCATCGATCACGGACGGCCTTGACGGTTATCTGGCCCGCAAGCGTGGCCAGATAACGACGATCGGCATGCTGCTGGATCCGCTCGCCGACAAGCTGATGGTGACCGCAGCGTACATTGTGCTGGTCTCGTATAACCCTCGAATTGTTCCGCCCTGGATTGCCGTGCTGGTCATCGGACGCGAGTTCCTGGTGAGCGGTTTGCGTTCGATCGCAGCGAGCGAAGGCTTCACGATCGAGGCGAGCGAGATTGGCAAGCTGAAGACCGTGATCCAGATCGTCAGCGTAGTTGCGGCCATCCTCAATCATCGGTGGGACTACTGGAACTTCGGCTGGTTTGTCGTCGGGGTTCATCTGATCGCAATGACAGCGATCTACTGGATGGCGATCGTCTCCATCATCTCCGCCGTCGATTACTTCGCTGCGTTCTGGAAGAAGATCGATCACGCGAGCGGACGGCGGCGCAGACGCAGCTCGGTGCTGAGCCGGCGCAAGCGCGTTGCCGTTGATCACAGCGCAAATGTGAAGCTGCAGTAA
- a CDS encoding Glu/Leu/Phe/Val dehydrogenase, with the protein MVTAEATAPISLEQETNPWEAQAARFDLAARKLNLDAGIWKVLRYPSREIIVHIPVGMDDGTIEVFTGYRVQHSASRGPCKGGIRYSPDVSLDEVRALASWMTWKCAVVNIPFGGAKGGVICDPRRMSQGELERLTRRYTAELIEFIGPEKDVPAPDVNTNEQTMAWIMDTYSMHMRQTVTSVVTGKPVSLGGSRGRKEATGRGVSVVTDQALKHLNMSPESTKVIVQGFGNVGSNSAKLLWEKGYKIIGIGEYDGALFNANGMDISELLEWKARQGSIHGFKGAEPADKDELLMMECDVLIPAATENVITSRNAERVRARVLIEGANGPTTTVADQILEDKGVFVVPDILANAGGVTTSYFEWVQDRMGYFWSEEEVNQRLDRIMVDSFNDVLQYAVQHGVNNRIAAYMLAIDRVAYTTKQRGMYA; encoded by the coding sequence ATGGTAACAGCAGAGGCGACGGCTCCTATTTCCCTTGAACAAGAGACCAACCCATGGGAGGCACAGGCAGCAAGATTTGATTTGGCAGCAAGGAAGTTGAATCTCGATGCTGGTATCTGGAAGGTTCTGCGGTATCCGTCGCGCGAGATCATCGTGCATATTCCGGTTGGGATGGATGACGGAACGATAGAGGTCTTCACAGGCTACAGGGTGCAGCACTCGGCCTCGCGCGGGCCATGCAAGGGTGGTATCCGCTACTCGCCGGATGTGAGCCTGGACGAAGTCCGCGCGCTGGCCAGTTGGATGACCTGGAAGTGCGCAGTCGTGAACATTCCCTTCGGCGGCGCAAAAGGCGGAGTCATCTGCGATCCGCGCCGCATGAGCCAGGGAGAGCTGGAGCGGCTGACCCGCCGTTATACAGCCGAGCTGATCGAATTCATTGGACCCGAGAAGGACGTGCCCGCACCCGACGTGAACACCAACGAACAGACGATGGCGTGGATCATGGATACGTACTCCATGCACATGCGCCAGACCGTGACGAGTGTCGTCACGGGCAAGCCGGTGAGCCTGGGCGGATCGCGCGGCAGAAAAGAGGCGACAGGCCGCGGCGTCAGCGTGGTAACCGACCAGGCGCTGAAGCACCTGAACATGTCTCCGGAATCGACCAAGGTGATCGTGCAGGGCTTCGGCAATGTGGGCTCTAACTCCGCCAAGCTGCTGTGGGAGAAGGGCTACAAGATTATCGGCATCGGCGAATATGACGGTGCGCTGTTCAACGCGAACGGGATGGACATCAGCGAGCTGCTGGAGTGGAAGGCGCGGCAGGGGTCGATCCACGGTTTCAAGGGCGCTGAGCCAGCCGACAAAGACGAGCTCCTGATGATGGAGTGCGACGTCCTGATCCCGGCCGCGACGGAGAACGTCATCACCAGCCGCAACGCCGAGAGGGTTCGCGCTCGCGTCCTCATCGAAGGCGCGAATGGGCCCACGACGACCGTTGCCGACCAGATCCTCGAGGACAAGGGCGTGTTCGTGGTGCCGGACATTCTGGCCAACGCCGGCGGAGTGACTACCAGCTACTTCGAGTGGGTGCAGGACCGCATGGGCTATTTCTGGAGCGAAGAGGAGGTCAACCAGCGGCTCGACCGAATAATGGTGGACAGCTTCAACGACGTGTTGCAATATGCGGTACAGCACGGCGTCAACAACCGAATTGCGGCTTATATGCTGGCGATCGATCGCGTGGCGTACACGACCAAGCAAAGGGGAATGTACGCGTAG
- the trpE gene encoding anthranilate synthase component I encodes MPSARTPTSPSLNDFTQLARTHTLVPVTRTVAADLETPVSAFLRVAAHEPEAFLLESVEGGETIGRYTFIGIRPFRTMTAAGSSITEATPGSAPVTRTGDIFAELKSALAGHIPARLSGLPPFTSGAVGFFAYDIVRQIEKLPTLAADELHVPDAHLMFFDEVLAFDHVRKAIHLIVTAGARTPLQSTNPNPQLIDLETRVRDAYNDANDRLDRLEALLEAALHKPTHEPISEPLDLTPRTKREDFLQAVETTKEYIRAGDVFQCVLSQRFDCTPGVDPFEIYRSLRIVNPSPYMYFLRFNLPGQGSERRAHIVGSSPELLVRVHGRNVEYRPIAGTRPRGADEVHDRTLEADLRADAKEVAEHVMLVDLGRNDLGRVSDYGSVRVKDLMFIERYSHVMHLVSALEGTLRPELAPIDALRACFPAGTLSGAPKIRAMEIIEELEPARRGVYGGAIIYADFSGNLDSCIAIRTLFMDGERGYIQAGAGIVADSIPEREDEECRNKAAAVVRAIERARSA; translated from the coding sequence ATGCCCTCCGCGCGCACCCCAACTAGCCCGTCCCTCAACGACTTCACCCAGCTCGCGCGCACGCACACCCTCGTTCCGGTCACCCGCACGGTCGCCGCCGACCTCGAAACACCCGTTTCAGCCTTCCTGCGCGTCGCGGCCCATGAGCCCGAGGCCTTCCTGCTCGAATCCGTCGAGGGCGGCGAAACCATAGGCCGCTACACCTTCATCGGCATCCGTCCCTTCCGCACCATGACCGCCGCCGGCAGCAGCATCACCGAGGCGACACCCGGCTCCGCTCCGGTCACCCGGACCGGCGACATCTTCGCCGAGCTCAAATCCGCCCTCGCGGGCCACATCCCGGCCCGGCTGTCCGGCTTGCCGCCCTTCACCTCCGGCGCCGTCGGCTTCTTCGCGTATGACATCGTCCGCCAGATCGAGAAGCTTCCCACCCTGGCCGCCGACGAACTCCACGTCCCCGACGCCCACCTCATGTTCTTCGACGAGGTCCTCGCCTTCGACCACGTTCGCAAGGCCATCCACCTCATCGTTACAGCCGGCGCCCGCACGCCGCTGCAGTCCACGAACCCGAACCCCCAGCTAATCGACCTCGAGACCCGCGTCCGTGATGCCTACAACGACGCGAACGACCGCCTCGACCGCCTCGAAGCCCTCCTCGAAGCCGCCCTGCACAAGCCCACACACGAGCCGATCAGCGAACCCCTCGACCTCACCCCGCGCACCAAGCGAGAGGACTTTCTCCAGGCCGTCGAGACCACAAAGGAGTACATTCGCGCTGGCGACGTTTTCCAGTGCGTGCTCTCGCAGCGCTTCGACTGCACGCCTGGCGTTGACCCCTTCGAAATCTACCGCTCGCTTCGCATCGTCAACCCGTCGCCCTATATGTATTTTCTGCGCTTCAATCTTCCAGGACAGGGAAGCGAGCGCCGCGCACACATCGTCGGCTCCTCTCCCGAGCTCCTCGTACGCGTCCACGGCCGCAACGTCGAGTACCGGCCAATCGCCGGCACCCGCCCGCGCGGAGCCGATGAGGTTCACGACCGCACTCTCGAAGCCGACCTCCGCGCCGACGCCAAAGAAGTGGCCGAGCACGTCATGCTCGTCGATCTTGGCCGCAACGATCTAGGCCGCGTCTCCGACTACGGCAGCGTGCGCGTGAAGGACCTCATGTTCATCGAGCGCTACTCGCACGTCATGCATCTGGTGAGCGCGCTTGAAGGAACGCTTCGCCCCGAGCTCGCACCGATTGACGCGCTTCGCGCCTGCTTCCCCGCCGGCACACTCTCCGGCGCACCAAAGATCCGCGCCATGGAAATCATCGAGGAGCTCGAGCCCGCACGGCGCGGCGTCTACGGCGGCGCGATTATCTACGCAGATTTTTCCGGTAATCTCGACTCCTGCATTGCCATCCGCACGCTCTTCATGGACGGCGAGCGTGGATACATACAAGCCGGTGCCGGCATCGTCGCCGACTCGATCCCTGAACGCGAAGACGAAGAGTGCCGCAACAAAGCGGCCGCCGTTGTGCGTGCGATTGAGCGCGCACGGTCGGCGTAG
- a CDS encoding OmpA family protein has translation MKIQSGIRTTGLAMSLAMFASMGVAANAQDAGSAPSVPQTTAQGVPSGQHAVVEGLVIGRDGSTMLVRTADSPRVTVLLQNDTKATEKGGFLGWSRKDLAITQLVPGLQVKVDGTYDPDHQLIAKKVEFSRGAYNTAKQIDAGLNPVNEKVAAQQDQLRSDRRDIEQGQSDLASTRTDLDATKQGLAANVAATGQNTQAIGQTNTRIGTLDQYATKGTYTVQFANGRSAVNKKYKDELTDFVKQAADTPGAMIEVQGYASKVGNPSLNQRLSSERADNVLTIIQQAGVPLTRILAPAAMGTTEQVASNHTRSGQAQNRRVVVTIVVNQGISGGDQSGQSASAAPNPTGL, from the coding sequence ATGAAGATTCAGAGTGGAATCAGAACAACCGGCTTGGCGATGTCATTGGCCATGTTCGCGTCGATGGGTGTCGCAGCAAACGCCCAGGATGCAGGAAGTGCACCAAGCGTTCCGCAAACTACGGCACAAGGCGTGCCGAGCGGGCAGCATGCGGTTGTTGAAGGCCTTGTGATCGGCAGAGACGGCTCGACGATGCTGGTGAGAACGGCAGACTCGCCGCGCGTCACGGTGCTTCTGCAGAACGACACCAAGGCAACCGAAAAAGGCGGCTTCCTGGGATGGAGCCGCAAGGACCTGGCCATTACGCAGCTTGTACCAGGCCTGCAAGTTAAGGTTGACGGAACCTACGATCCCGATCACCAGCTGATCGCGAAGAAGGTTGAGTTCTCGCGCGGCGCATACAACACGGCGAAGCAGATTGATGCGGGCTTGAATCCCGTGAACGAGAAGGTTGCGGCGCAGCAGGATCAACTGCGCAGCGATCGCAGGGATATCGAGCAGGGTCAGTCGGATCTGGCGTCCACGCGGACGGACCTCGATGCGACGAAGCAGGGTCTCGCAGCCAATGTTGCGGCCACCGGCCAGAACACGCAGGCTATCGGCCAGACGAATACGCGTATCGGAACGCTGGACCAGTACGCGACAAAGGGAACGTACACGGTTCAGTTTGCGAATGGACGTTCTGCGGTCAACAAGAAGTACAAGGATGAGCTGACGGACTTCGTGAAGCAGGCTGCGGATACTCCGGGCGCGATGATCGAAGTGCAGGGTTATGCCTCGAAGGTTGGAAACCCGTCGCTGAACCAGCGGCTAAGCAGCGAGCGCGCTGACAACGTCCTCACCATCATTCAGCAGGCAGGTGTTCCGCTGACGCGGATTCTCGCACCGGCGGCGATGGGAACGACGGAGCAGGTTGCGAGCAATCACACACGCAGCGGACAGGCGCAGAACCGGCGCGTGGTCGTGACGATCGTCGTAAACCAGGGCATCAGCGGCGGCGACCAGAGTGGGCAATCGGCTTCTGCAGCTCCCAACCCGACTGGCCTGTAA
- the argG gene encoding argininosuccinate synthase, producing MSVILEHLPVGQKVGIAFSGGLDTSAALHWMKLHGAHPYAYTANLGQPDEEDYDAIPRKALEYGAENARLIDCRAQLVREGIAALQSGAFHISTAGVTYFNTTPIGRAVTGTMLVTAMQQDDVNIWGDGSTFKGNDIERFYRYGLLVNPGLKIYKPWLDSAFIDELGGRAEMSAFMQKAGFAYKMSAEKAYSTDSNILGATHEAKDLEHLSTSMKIVAPIMGLAFWRDDVAIKPEEVTVRFEEGWPVALNGKQLSDPVELMLEANRVGGRHGLGMSDQIENRIIEAKSRGIYEAPGLALLFAAYERLITGIHNEDTIEQYRENGRKLGRLLYQGRWFDPQAIMLRESAQRWVAKPLTGEVTLELRRGNDYSILNTTSPNLTFHPERLSMEKTDSAFSPRDRIGQLTMRNLDITDTRAKLLTYADTGLITLPKGNEMPKLKGDKE from the coding sequence ATGTCTGTCATTCTTGAGCATCTGCCCGTCGGCCAGAAGGTCGGCATCGCATTTTCCGGCGGTCTGGACACCTCCGCTGCGCTGCATTGGATGAAGCTTCACGGCGCGCACCCCTACGCTTACACGGCTAATCTCGGCCAGCCTGACGAAGAGGACTACGACGCGATCCCACGCAAAGCACTCGAGTACGGTGCCGAGAACGCGCGCCTGATCGACTGCCGCGCGCAGCTCGTTCGCGAAGGTATAGCTGCCCTGCAGTCCGGCGCATTTCATATCTCCACTGCAGGCGTCACGTACTTCAACACCACGCCTATCGGACGCGCCGTCACCGGCACCATGCTCGTTACTGCCATGCAGCAGGACGACGTCAACATCTGGGGTGATGGCTCGACCTTCAAGGGCAATGACATCGAGCGCTTCTATCGCTACGGTCTGCTCGTCAATCCAGGCCTCAAGATCTACAAGCCCTGGCTCGACTCCGCGTTCATCGATGAGCTCGGTGGCCGCGCCGAAATGTCCGCCTTCATGCAAAAGGCTGGCTTCGCCTACAAGATGTCCGCGGAGAAGGCGTACTCCACCGACTCCAATATCCTCGGCGCGACGCACGAAGCGAAAGACCTCGAACATCTTTCCACATCGATGAAGATCGTCGCTCCGATCATGGGCCTCGCCTTCTGGCGCGACGACGTCGCGATCAAGCCCGAAGAGGTCACCGTCCGCTTCGAAGAAGGCTGGCCGGTTGCGCTCAATGGCAAGCAACTCTCGGATCCCGTCGAGTTGATGCTCGAAGCCAACCGCGTCGGCGGCCGTCACGGCCTCGGCATGTCCGACCAAATTGAGAACCGCATCATCGAAGCAAAATCCCGCGGCATCTACGAAGCCCCTGGCCTCGCTCTACTCTTCGCTGCCTACGAGCGCCTCATCACCGGCATCCACAACGAAGACACCATCGAGCAGTACCGCGAGAACGGCCGCAAGCTCGGCCGCCTGCTCTATCAAGGCCGCTGGTTCGACCCCCAAGCCATCATGCTCCGCGAATCCGCACAGCGCTGGGTCGCCAAGCCCCTCACCGGCGAGGTGACCCTCGAGCTCCGCCGCGGCAACGACTACTCGATCCTCAACACCACCAGCCCCAACCTCACGTTCCACCCCGAGCGCCTCTCCATGGAGAAGACCGACTCCGCCTTCTCCCCGCGCGACCGCATCGGCCAGCTCACCATGCGCAACCTCGACATCACCGACACGCGCGCCAAGCTCCTCACCTACGCCGACACTGGCCTCATCACGCTGCCCAAAGGCAACGAGATGCCCAAGCTCAAAGGCGACAAAGAGTAA
- a CDS encoding OsmC family protein, producing MVAIQLEYQGELHCKAVHGPSETELDTDAPKDNQGRGESFSPTDLCATALGSCMLTTMGILARTLNVDMAGATALVEKEMTSSPPRKIQRLTVRIKMPHALGEEDQLKLERAAHTCPVARSLNSDVEQVVEFAWG from the coding sequence ATGGTTGCGATTCAATTGGAATATCAGGGAGAGCTGCACTGCAAGGCGGTGCACGGGCCTTCGGAAACAGAACTCGACACCGATGCGCCCAAGGACAATCAAGGGCGCGGCGAGAGCTTTTCGCCGACGGACTTGTGCGCGACGGCGCTGGGCAGTTGCATGCTGACGACGATGGGGATCCTGGCGCGGACGCTGAATGTGGATATGGCGGGCGCGACTGCCTTGGTTGAGAAGGAGATGACGAGTTCGCCGCCGAGGAAAATTCAGCGGCTGACGGTGAGGATCAAGATGCCGCATGCGCTGGGCGAGGAAGATCAGTTGAAGCTGGAGCGCGCAGCGCATACGTGCCCGGTGGCGAGGAGTTTGAATTCGGATGTGGAACAGGTGGTGGAGTTCGCGTGGGGGTGA
- a CDS encoding PP2C family protein-serine/threonine phosphatase produces MTKRYEPPSIDEYLRQRLTPVEDAIPQLRGIEMFGKSIPAGIVGGDLFEYINFSQRYDIDARIKRALRRAKEFLEPLSPGEPIRNIVDDHIEWLKSRPGYQPQMEAEYRFAKSSEQVRVAEALPELHTTAGILIVDAQGHGIISAKIASTVHDTFHALLLDELDQFGKTTPELFENLNLRLALSATARNELGLTEKERSREVATLLYGEVHPTNSFRFANFGHPPPLIFSAKSSRLLNIDDSQMAQFFALGLELPADHPDRKKYFTLNLRKREFNSSDIGEIRLINPGDILVLYTDGVYDGADEVGRERLQSILQSNQHRSARDICNAIMDYAVEQDDILRRNGDEALIDDKTVFIVKRTE; encoded by the coding sequence ATGACGAAGCGCTACGAACCTCCAAGCATCGACGAATACCTGCGCCAGCGCCTCACGCCGGTAGAAGACGCGATTCCGCAGCTCCGCGGCATTGAGATGTTCGGCAAATCAATCCCCGCAGGCATCGTCGGCGGTGATCTCTTCGAGTACATCAACTTCTCACAGCGTTATGACATCGATGCTCGCATCAAGCGCGCGCTGCGCCGCGCTAAGGAATTCCTCGAGCCGCTCTCGCCCGGCGAACCCATCCGCAATATCGTCGACGACCATATCGAATGGCTGAAGAGCAGGCCCGGCTACCAGCCCCAGATGGAAGCCGAATACCGTTTCGCCAAAAGTTCTGAGCAGGTGCGCGTCGCCGAAGCTCTCCCCGAACTCCACACCACCGCCGGCATTCTCATCGTCGATGCGCAGGGACACGGAATCATATCGGCAAAGATCGCATCCACCGTTCACGACACTTTCCACGCTCTGCTGCTTGATGAGCTCGATCAGTTTGGCAAAACCACCCCGGAGCTCTTCGAGAACCTCAACCTCCGGCTCGCGCTCTCCGCCACCGCGCGCAACGAACTCGGCCTCACCGAGAAGGAGCGCTCACGAGAGGTGGCGACCTTGCTTTACGGCGAGGTGCACCCGACCAACTCCTTCCGTTTCGCGAACTTTGGTCACCCTCCACCGCTGATCTTCTCGGCGAAGTCTTCCCGCCTGCTCAACATCGACGATAGCCAGATGGCGCAGTTTTTCGCGCTCGGCCTCGAGCTTCCCGCCGACCACCCCGATCGCAAAAAATATTTCACCCTCAATCTGCGCAAGCGCGAGTTCAACTCCTCGGACATTGGCGAGATCAGGCTCATCAATCCCGGAGACATCCTCGTCCTCTACACCGACGGCGTCTATGACGGCGCCGACGAAGTAGGCCGCGAGCGGCTGCAATCCATTCTGCAATCTAACCAGCACAGATCCGCGCGCGACATCTGCAATGCCATCATGGACTATGCCGTAGAGCAGGACGATATACTCCGCCGGAACGGCGACGAAGCCCTGATCGACGACAAGACTGTCTTCATCGTCAAACGCACCGAATAG
- a CDS encoding aminodeoxychorismate/anthranilate synthase component II, protein MIFVLDNYDSFTYNLVQYIGELGEKEIVVKRNDELTPDEVIALRPSRILLSPGPCTPQDAGILIPLIQRLAALPADEQIPTLGVCLGHQAIGAAFGAEVVRAPQLMHGKTSAIEHDNRSVFRDLPQPMTCTRYHSLIVREDSIPAELEISARVAPGTGAPDPGTVMGLRHKTLPIEGVQFHPESVLTDHGKRLIANFLKQ, encoded by the coding sequence ATGATCTTCGTCCTCGACAACTACGACTCCTTCACCTACAACCTCGTCCAGTACATCGGCGAACTCGGTGAAAAAGAAATCGTCGTAAAGCGCAACGACGAGCTCACGCCCGACGAGGTCATCGCTCTGCGCCCCTCACGCATCCTGCTCTCGCCCGGCCCGTGCACACCGCAGGACGCCGGCATTCTCATCCCGCTCATACAGCGCCTCGCCGCGCTCCCAGCCGACGAGCAGATCCCCACGCTCGGCGTCTGCCTCGGCCACCAGGCCATCGGCGCGGCCTTCGGCGCCGAGGTCGTCCGCGCCCCGCAGCTCATGCACGGAAAAACCTCCGCCATCGAGCACGACAATCGCAGCGTCTTCCGCGATCTCCCGCAGCCCATGACCTGCACGCGCTACCACTCGCTCATCGTGCGCGAGGACTCCATCCCCGCCGAGCTCGAAATCTCCGCCCGCGTAGCCCCGGGCACCGGCGCTCCTGACCCGGGCACGGTCATGGGCCTCCGCCACAAGACGCTCCCCATCGAAGGCGTCCAGTTCCACCCCGAATCCGTCCTCACCGACCACGGCAAGCGCCTCATCGCCAACTTCCTGAAGCAGTAG
- a CDS encoding nuclease codes for MPRSLIFVLMFAVATAAAQQPAAPSSMGTVPTHDALVTGGLEVHGDSARLLTNTSITAYDHSAAISLARGGNVLVCATTQFHLLHSGTENSLLFGLDRGAIELHTDSSPQDVILTPDIRFTLEHPGRYDLRLRVTPNGDTCVDNAGASAPVLTLADPFSGASYRLIPGQHVLFEHGSLREVVDNERSPCGCPPAPAPVQQVASTPDLNPGQPATPAVAAAEHPFPAAASEGLAPTPAPAHVPETAGQPHTQVATVLSYDAAHPDAVSPGTVEPPAPAPATGSTTGSPTGTAAATSSAPPPTPPGAHDLVHALGHFFRKLFHPHAGTSPPPQQN; via the coding sequence ATGCCGCGGAGTCTCATTTTCGTGCTGATGTTCGCGGTCGCAACTGCCGCGGCCCAGCAGCCCGCTGCCCCATCGTCCATGGGCACCGTCCCCACCCACGACGCCCTCGTAACCGGCGGCCTCGAAGTCCACGGCGACTCCGCCCGTCTGCTCACCAACACCAGCATCACTGCCTACGACCACTCCGCGGCCATCTCCCTCGCTCGCGGCGGAAACGTCCTTGTGTGCGCCACCACCCAGTTCCACCTCCTCCACTCCGGCACGGAGAACTCGCTCCTCTTCGGTCTCGACCGCGGCGCCATCGAGCTCCACACCGACTCCTCGCCGCAGGACGTCATCCTCACTCCTGACATCCGCTTCACCCTCGAGCACCCCGGCCGCTACGACCTCCGCCTGCGTGTCACGCCCAACGGCGACACCTGCGTCGACAACGCCGGCGCCTCCGCACCCGTCCTCACACTCGCTGACCCGTTCTCCGGCGCCAGCTATCGGCTCATACCCGGTCAGCACGTCCTCTTCGAGCACGGCAGCCTTCGCGAGGTCGTCGACAACGAGCGCTCTCCCTGCGGCTGCCCGCCCGCACCCGCGCCTGTCCAGCAAGTCGCCTCCACACCTGACCTGAATCCCGGCCAGCCCGCCACGCCCGCCGTCGCCGCCGCCGAACACCCTTTTCCAGCGGCCGCCAGCGAAGGCCTCGCACCCACTCCCGCACCCGCACACGTGCCCGAAACCGCGGGCCAGCCGCACACCCAGGTCGCCACCGTCCTCAGCTACGATGCCGCCCATCCCGATGCCGTCTCACCCGGCACCGTCGAGCCGCCGGCCCCAGCACCGGCAACCGGCTCGACCACCGGCTCGCCCACGGGCACCGCCGCCGCCACTTCATCCGCGCCGCCGCCCACCCCGCCCGGCGCTCACGATCTCGTCCACGCCCTCGGCCACTTCTTCCGCAAGCTCTTCCATCCCCACGCCGGAACCTCGCCGCCGCCGCAGCAGAACTAA
- a CDS encoding D-arabinono-1,4-lactone oxidase, protein MSHNTAPAQGARTNWSGNYTFKAAHMDDAASPEAVQKLVSGLSHAKALGSRHSFNDIADTSGDQITVSHLNGMTIDREAGTATLGGGVRYSDLAPWLDAQGFALPNLASLLDITLAGACSTATHGSGIHNRNLSSVATAIDFVDGTGQLRTLSRAANPDEFPGAVVGLGALGIILRTTVHVVPSFRIAQIVYENLSFDQLEHNLDAIFSAGYSVSLFTDWQHHRATQAWLKQSVAGNTRPQMPPLFYGATLQKTKLHPLVGHSTENTTEQMGVPGPWYDRLPHFRLNFTPSSGAELQSEYLIPRSHAFQAILAVEELRDRITPHLFITELRTIAADDLWMSTAYQRDSFAIHFTWKPEWDAVRSLLPLIEAKLEPFDARPHWGKLNTVPSARLKQLYPRYADFQRLMTRYDPQGKFRNQYLDNVFRA, encoded by the coding sequence ATGAGTCACAACACCGCCCCGGCCCAGGGGGCGCGAACCAACTGGTCCGGCAACTACACCTTCAAGGCCGCCCACATGGACGACGCCGCGAGCCCCGAAGCGGTCCAGAAGCTCGTCTCCGGTCTTTCGCACGCCAAAGCCCTTGGTTCGCGCCACTCTTTCAATGACATCGCCGACACCTCCGGAGATCAGATCACCGTCTCTCACCTCAACGGCATGACGATCGACCGCGAGGCCGGGACTGCGACGTTGGGTGGCGGCGTCAGGTATAGCGACCTCGCGCCCTGGCTCGACGCGCAGGGCTTTGCCTTACCCAATCTCGCTTCGCTGCTCGATATCACCCTTGCCGGCGCCTGCTCCACTGCAACGCACGGCTCCGGTATCCACAATCGCAATCTCTCGAGCGTCGCCACCGCCATCGACTTCGTCGACGGGACCGGCCAGCTCCGCACGCTGTCGCGCGCCGCCAATCCGGACGAGTTTCCCGGCGCCGTCGTCGGCCTTGGCGCGCTCGGCATCATCCTCCGCACAACCGTGCACGTCGTCCCGTCCTTCCGGATCGCGCAGATCGTCTACGAAAACCTCTCCTTCGATCAGCTCGAGCACAATCTCGATGCCATCTTCTCCGCGGGCTACTCCGTCTCACTCTTCACCGACTGGCAGCATCACCGAGCTACACAGGCCTGGCTAAAGCAATCCGTCGCTGGCAACACGCGCCCTCAGATGCCGCCGCTCTTTTACGGCGCAACCCTGCAGAAAACCAAGCTCCATCCGCTCGTCGGCCACTCCACCGAAAACACCACCGAACAGATGGGAGTTCCCGGCCCCTGGTACGACCGTCTTCCGCACTTCCGCCTGAACTTCACGCCATCCAGCGGGGCGGAGCTGCAAAGCGAGTACCTCATCCCCCGCAGCCACGCCTTCCAGGCCATCCTGGCCGTTGAAGAGCTGCGCGACCGCATTACGCCGCACCTCTTCATCACCGAGCTCCGCACCATCGCTGCCGACGACCTCTGGATGAGCACGGCATACCAGCGCGATTCGTTCGCCATCCACTTCACCTGGAAGCCTGAGTGGGACGCCGTTCGGTCGCTTCTTCCTCTCATTGAGGCGAAGCTTGAGCCCTTCGACGCTCGCCCGCACTGGGGCAAGCTCAATACCGTGCCGTCCGCCCGGCTCAAGCAGCTCTATCCGCGCTACGCCGACTTCCAGAGACTTATGACGCGCTACGATCCGCAGGGCAAGTTCCGCAACCAATACCTGGACAACGTCTTCCGCGCGTAA